A single genomic interval of uncultured Desulfobulbus sp. harbors:
- a CDS encoding DUF3540 domain-containing protein: protein MNATVGKVIPLVQKSAAKAHHALISRVNGREVAVVINGEPCQARVAFSCLVQPLPGDEVLCSSDGGGKWFVLAILERSGNQDMLLNFPGRMMLKSESATVATQGNLNFFSEREIHKSGEAVVDIKEVTACGETLQATYETFRMVSQLINTMARNVFVRVKNYVRQTEDHDQIKAGQLSRKVEGLYCMDSTHTIMVSKKDTKIDGERIHMG, encoded by the coding sequence ATGAATGCTACCGTTGGTAAAGTGATCCCCCTTGTGCAAAAATCTGCCGCCAAAGCCCATCACGCCCTTATTTCCAGGGTAAACGGCCGTGAGGTAGCGGTGGTGATCAATGGCGAGCCGTGCCAGGCCCGGGTCGCCTTCAGTTGCCTGGTGCAGCCGCTCCCCGGAGATGAGGTGCTCTGCAGTAGCGATGGGGGCGGCAAGTGGTTCGTCCTCGCCATCCTCGAGCGCTCCGGGAATCAGGACATGCTGCTCAACTTCCCGGGCAGGATGATGCTGAAATCCGAGTCCGCAACCGTAGCGACGCAGGGGAACCTGAATTTTTTCTCCGAGCGGGAGATTCACAAGAGTGGCGAAGCGGTGGTCGACATTAAGGAGGTGACGGCCTGTGGCGAGACACTGCAGGCAACTTATGAGACATTCCGGATGGTCAGCCAGTTGATCAACACCATGGCGCGCAACGTGTTTGTGCGGGTGAAGAATTATGTCCGCCAGACAGAGGACCACGACCAGATAAAGGCTGGACAGCTCTCAAGGAAGGTCGAGGGACTCTATTGCATGGATTCAACGCATACGATCATGGTGTCCAAAAAAGATACCAAGATCGACGGCGAGCGAATTCATATGGGATAA
- a CDS encoding pentapeptide repeat-containing protein: MTGEELSRQVKSGEFFAQEDFSGLDCRGHDFSGGLFNEVCFDGCDFSGADLREATFNTCSFHQAKFATANLKESNFVKSNLAECVFDASEMDFTKFLGCDLAKASFAGTSMVTGAFTNSNLSGVSLTGTTLETTVFFECNLTATDFTSARLNKAIFFDSQFQENIFSQATILLSCFFKASLNKVDFSGLDLSQIQFVECNLCACLFNNCQLKQGGFMRANLEGSEFNGANLELANFYEANLLGARMQNANLAQASLQKATLSGVDFSSANLEMAQMSEVMAKLSIFAGANLQYADLAHAQLEQADFSNASLMQANLHQVNAAQVIWTGSTKALAKAEDKKRKKSEAWSPS; encoded by the coding sequence ATGACAGGGGAAGAACTGAGCCGACAGGTCAAGTCAGGCGAGTTTTTTGCTCAGGAAGATTTTTCCGGCCTCGATTGCCGGGGGCATGATTTTTCCGGGGGCCTCTTCAATGAGGTGTGTTTTGACGGCTGTGATTTTAGCGGTGCTGACCTGCGCGAAGCGACGTTCAATACCTGCAGCTTCCACCAGGCAAAGTTTGCCACGGCCAACCTGAAGGAGAGCAACTTTGTCAAGTCGAACCTGGCCGAATGTGTTTTCGATGCCTCGGAGATGGACTTCACCAAGTTCCTCGGGTGTGACCTGGCTAAGGCTAGTTTCGCAGGGACCAGTATGGTAACCGGGGCGTTTACCAACAGTAATCTGAGCGGAGTTTCTCTGACGGGAACGACTCTAGAGACGACGGTGTTTTTCGAATGTAACCTGACCGCGACCGACTTCACATCGGCTAGGTTGAACAAGGCCATCTTCTTCGACTCGCAGTTTCAAGAGAATATCTTCAGCCAAGCAACCATCCTGCTCTCCTGTTTTTTTAAAGCAAGCCTGAACAAAGTTGACTTCAGCGGACTCGATCTCTCCCAGATCCAGTTTGTCGAGTGCAACTTGTGTGCATGCCTGTTCAACAACTGCCAGCTGAAACAGGGGGGCTTCATGCGGGCAAACCTTGAAGGTTCCGAGTTTAACGGCGCGAATCTGGAGTTGGCCAACTTCTACGAGGCTAATCTGCTCGGTGCCCGCATGCAGAACGCCAATCTGGCGCAGGCGAGCTTGCAGAAGGCGACGCTTTCCGGCGTTGATTTCAGTTCAGCCAACCTAGAGATGGCACAGATGTCGGAGGTCATGGCAAAACTCTCTATCTTTGCCGGAGCCAATCTGCAGTATGCCGACCTGGCGCATGCGCAATTGGAACAAGCCGATTTCAGCAATGCCAGTCTCATGCAGGCCAATTTGCATCAGGTCAATGCGGCCCAGGTGATCTGGACCGGATCGACCAAGGCACTGGCCAAGGCCGAGGACAAAAAACGAAAAAAATCCGAAGCATGGAGTCCATCATGA